The following proteins are co-located in the Streptomyces sp. DT2A-34 genome:
- a CDS encoding nicotinamidase: MRRALIVVDVQNDFCEGGSLAVPGGADVAAAVTELIGQAGGSGYQHVVATRDHHIAPGGHFSTNPDFAHSWPAHCVAGTEGVGFHPNFAPAVASGAVDAVFDKGAYAAAYSGFEGADENGVRLADWLRAREVSEVDVVGIATDHCVRATAVDAVREGFRTQVLLDLTAGVASETTERALEDMREAGVELSGKPVVA, encoded by the coding sequence ATGCGTCGCGCCTTGATCGTCGTAGATGTGCAGAACGACTTCTGCGAGGGAGGCAGCCTCGCGGTGCCCGGCGGTGCCGACGTGGCCGCCGCCGTCACCGAGCTGATCGGGCAGGCGGGCGGATCCGGCTACCAGCACGTCGTGGCCACCCGTGACCACCACATCGCACCCGGCGGCCACTTCTCCACGAACCCCGACTTCGCCCACTCCTGGCCCGCGCACTGCGTCGCCGGCACCGAGGGCGTCGGCTTCCACCCGAACTTCGCCCCGGCCGTCGCCTCCGGCGCGGTCGACGCCGTGTTCGACAAGGGGGCGTACGCGGCGGCGTACAGCGGGTTCGAGGGGGCCGACGAGAACGGGGTGCGGCTCGCGGACTGGCTGCGGGCCAGGGAGGTCTCGGAGGTGGACGTGGTGGGGATCGCCACGGACCACTGCGTGCGGGCCACTGCCGTGGATGCCGTGCGGGAAGGCTTCCGTACGCAGGTGCTGCTGGACCTGACCGCGGGGGTGGCCTCCGAGACCACGGAGCGGGCACTGGAGGACATGCGTGAGGCGGGCGTGGAGCTGTCCGGGAAGCCTGTTGTCGCGTAG